A region of the Bacteroidota bacterium genome:
CCTATTGATCCGTGAGCAGAAAAAATTTACTGTTAAAGGGGATTATTTATTACTACATTGACTTGATATCGGTCCGTGCAGCCTTAAAAAAAGTAAAAATATCCACACGGAATAAGTAAAATACACGCTGGAGGATAAGTAATTTTACTGGTTGAAGGAGCGGAAGTGTATTCGATTTTACAATTGATTTAAATTTGCTGCTAAGTAATGTTCTATTGTGACATGGTAAAATGCATAAAATTGTCGTTTTGTAGGCTGTAAGCATCAATTATGTTATGTAATTTGTCCTGAAATGTGACATTTTTGGGATTAAATATGCCAGTGAGTATTGAATTTAAGATAAAACTAATTTTTGCTCATACCAAAACCGGCGAATTGCTGTAATACATGTAGTTAATTAATCATTATCAATAATTGAATTAAAAAAAAATCACCATCAGATCAATTTAAATTTATTCCCCAAAATCAGCATACAACAACCAACAAACAAAAAAACATGTATCAAAGAATTGCACATATTGCCTTAGTGGTGGAAGATTATGATGACGCTATTGAGTTCTATACTCAAAAACTCGACTTTCAATTATTAGAGGATACCAGGTTAAGTGATGAAAAGAGGTGGGTAATGCTTGCTCCCAAGGGTGCGAAGGAATGTTGTTTGTTACTTGCCAAAGCGGCTAATGAAAGGCAATCATTAAGTATTGGAAATCAAACCGGCGGACGAGTTGGGTTCTTTCTCTTTACGGATGATTTTTGGAGAGATTATAATAAAATGAAAGACAGGCAAATTAATTTTGTCAGACCTCCTGAAACCTTTGAATACGGTACAGTGGCGGTTTTTGAGGACTTATACGGCAATTTATGGGATTTTATTGAACCAAGTGAAAAGAACAAAGGATTCAATAATGAAGGTTAATTGAGGTGTTAAATTGGTAAAAAAATAACTATTAACAAGGTATTTACAAAAATAGGGTTGATAGAAATTATGGACATTTTTCCTACCCTTGGAAGTTGATTTAATTTAATCAAATGTTTTTCAACAACTTGTCTTCGCAAATACTCTAACCGTCAGAACCAACTGTAAAACAAAACTTAAAAAAAAATGACATCAAACCCAGCAAAAATAATCTTCCTAATTTTTATAATATGTAACCTCATCGCTTGCAAGGGACAAGAGCAATCTGAACACAAACTGACGAGAGCTGGAAATTTGGAAATCGGCAGAGCAGCATCCGAATTTGATAATCAGATTTGGAAAATATTTCAAGACTCGAAAGGAAAGTATTGGTTTGGCAGTAACGGAAAAGGCATCTATTACTTGGATGGAAACGATTTGAAACTGTTCACAACAATAGACGGATTAGTGAACGATACAATACGTGGTATTCAAGAAGATATAAACGGAAATATATACATTGAAACACCCAACGGCATTAGCAAATTTAATGGAAAACAATTCACTACTTTAAAGCCAATAAAATCGACTAATAACCAATGGAAGCTTGATAGTAATGACTTGTGGTTTGGATACAATGCATATGATTTATATCGTTATGATGGGGATTCACTTTTTGAATTAAAATTGCCAAGACAAGACTTAAAAAAAGCCTTTGGAATAGAACCGGAAGGTGTTCCTTTTAAAGGGTTCAACAATACCCCTTATGCCGTTTTTGGAGTTAACAAAGATAATGTAGGTAATATTTGGTTTGGGACCGCTAATGCCGGTGCTTTTCGATACGACGGCAATTCATTTTTATGGTTTGGAGAAAAGGAACTTTCAACACTTCCTGACGGACGAGTTCCCGGTGTTCGTTCAATGATTCAAGACAAAAACGGATATTTTTGGTTGAGCAATTTTATAAGCAAATATAAAATTGATGCTAACAATTTACAATATGTAAAAATAGAAGGTGTTAAAAAGGAAAGTCCCAATTATTTCAACTCAGGTATAGTAGATAATGATGGTAATTTATGGATGACTACTTATGGTGGTATAGTTTGGGAATATGACGGAAAAACACTCACTAGCCTAGAAGTTAAAAAAGGTACAGAAAATGTCTTACTAGTTTCAGTTTACCAGGATAATAATGGAACAATTTGGCTGGGAACTGACAACGACGGAGTATACAAACAAAATGGAAATAATTTTGAAAAGTTTTTTATAAATAGATGATAAGCAGCCGCGCCTGATGCCTATAAATTTGCTGCTTAGAATGCTACCAGAAGTTTTCTGACAACTATATCGATACACAACAACAATTGACACAACATACTATGATTGATAAAACAATTTATAAGGACGCACCGCAATATTGTTATTACTTCTTTGACTTGGTTCAAACGGATGATTTATTAGCTGAACTTGAGAGAAGCTACCAGTTGACACAAGCGTTATTTAGTTTAATATCACCTGAAAAAGAAAATTATGCATACAAACCAAATAAATGGACAACCAAAGAAGTAATTAGACATATAATTGACTGTGAAAGAGTTTACACATACAGAGCATTACGTTTTTCACGGTTTGATAATACTACATTATCAGGATTTGATGAGAACCTCTATATTGATAGAATTAAAGAAGTTGAACAAAACTTGACCGATTTAAAAGAGGAGTATGAAAATGTAAGAAAATCTACGATATCCCTTTTCAAATCAATGACGAATGAAATGTTGGACTTTAGAGGAACTGCTAATAAAGTAGTTTTTACAGCAAGGGCACTTGGTTTTATGACTATAGGACATAATTTGCATCATTGCAATTTTATAAAGACAAATTATTTAAATGGAAAATGAAAAGGCAGTCATCAACTTCAGGTTGGCTTTTTAATTGGGCAAGTGAAACTTTAAAACATTTGTATCAGAATCAAGTGGACTTCCCGACATGTTGTGCATTCCAGGCTACGTTTGTTATTGGTAAACAA
Encoded here:
- a CDS encoding VOC family protein; translated protein: MYQRIAHIALVVEDYDDAIEFYTQKLDFQLLEDTRLSDEKRWVMLAPKGAKECCLLLAKAANERQSLSIGNQTGGRVGFFLFTDDFWRDYNKMKDRQINFVRPPETFEYGTVAVFEDLYGNLWDFIEPSEKNKGFNNEG
- a CDS encoding DinB family protein; this encodes MIDKTIYKDAPQYCYYFFDLVQTDDLLAELERSYQLTQALFSLISPEKENYAYKPNKWTTKEVIRHIIDCERVYTYRALRFSRFDNTTLSGFDENLYIDRIKEVEQNLTDLKEEYENVRKSTISLFKSMTNEMLDFRGTANKVVFTARALGFMTIGHNLHHCNFIKTNYLNGK